One window of the Rhodothermales bacterium genome contains the following:
- a CDS encoding TonB-dependent receptor, whose protein sequence is MVHRLGLLCLGLLTTATLAFGQARDISGTVTDADSGFPLPGVNVAIQGTMTGTATGVDGTYSIRANQGDVLVFSFIGYLSQQITVGNDTTIDVALGVDEVLLEEVVVVGYGTQKRADITGSVGSVNADEANVGLVNSPEQLVQGRIAGVNIIQNGGEPGAPVTVRIRGGTSISASNEPLYVIDGVPIDNSSSNPGLISGGGNTPDSGRKNPLVFLNPNDIESIDVLKDASASAIYGSRGANGVILITTKQGRAGQSTFDYDAYVSSSQFASSLDLLSASEYRNFVQSQGLPTVNLGSADTDWQDAVTQNAISQQHNLSMGGGSESTQYRASVSYLDNQGIIIGSGMERVSGRMNLNHTTFNDRLRLDMRITGSYVNDDRAPFNQTGGFEGGLFTNVMKFNPTLPITNADGTYFEIPGQTSVRNPVALAEQVQDLTKTTRVLGSFRADYDLTEELTVTANVGLDRSQSSRSYFIPGSNPLKSAVRGEAQKGDNEFSSKVLELTGNYATVFDGGHDVQLLGGYSFQQFDNEGFGALSQGFVSDVFSFNSLAAGQSATYQINSFKNRSRLISFFGRLNYSYNSRYIFSASLRRDGSSRFGADNKWGVFPAVTLGWRLSSEDFLADQDFIDDLKLRIGYGVTGSQEIGNLRSLPIFGASGNAVIGNAEVSGVAPTNFPNPGLKWEETSQLNVGLDYELWNSRVSGSIEFYQKTTDDLLLEFEVPQPAAVPTRLANAGSMENTGIDFAINAFVYDQNDLTIELGTTFNANRNEITDLGGREQIFTGRASGAGLSQINTQVLTPGEPFGTFWGATFLGFDPATGTQLFETDANGNRAVGIIGNAQPDFTYGFTGNATYKQWDFSFFLRGEQGRDVFNNTSLEYSSKNLVNTNVNFLQLALDDPTPLAEAPVYSSRWIQDASFIRLENLTLGYTFNNVTAADDWIGTIRRARVYLAANNLFVITPYEGFDPEANTEASASVGNIPITSLGIDYTNYPRPRTFTVGVSLGF, encoded by the coding sequence ATGGTCCACCGACTAGGATTGCTCTGCCTTGGACTGCTGACGACCGCGACGCTCGCCTTTGGACAGGCGCGCGATATTTCCGGTACCGTCACCGACGCAGACTCTGGATTCCCGTTGCCCGGCGTTAACGTCGCCATTCAGGGCACCATGACCGGTACCGCTACCGGCGTGGACGGCACATACTCGATTCGCGCGAATCAGGGTGATGTGCTGGTTTTCTCGTTCATCGGCTATCTGTCGCAGCAGATTACCGTTGGCAACGACACCACCATCGATGTAGCGCTCGGCGTTGACGAAGTCCTCCTGGAAGAGGTCGTCGTTGTAGGCTACGGCACGCAGAAGCGCGCCGACATTACCGGATCGGTCGGTTCGGTCAACGCAGATGAGGCCAACGTGGGTCTCGTTAACTCGCCGGAGCAGCTCGTGCAGGGCCGCATCGCCGGTGTGAACATTATCCAGAACGGTGGCGAGCCCGGGGCCCCGGTTACGGTCCGTATTCGCGGTGGTACCTCGATCTCGGCATCGAACGAGCCGCTCTACGTCATCGACGGCGTGCCGATCGACAACTCTTCTTCCAACCCGGGGCTGATCTCCGGCGGCGGCAACACCCCGGATTCGGGTCGCAAGAACCCGCTGGTGTTCCTGAACCCGAACGACATCGAGTCGATCGACGTGCTCAAGGACGCCTCGGCATCGGCCATCTACGGCTCCCGTGGTGCCAACGGTGTGATCCTGATCACGACCAAGCAGGGCCGTGCAGGGCAGTCAACCTTCGACTACGACGCTTACGTGTCGTCTTCGCAGTTCGCCTCGAGCCTGGATCTGCTGAGCGCCAGCGAGTACCGCAATTTCGTGCAGTCGCAGGGCCTTCCGACCGTCAACCTCGGAAGCGCCGACACCGACTGGCAGGATGCCGTGACGCAGAACGCCATCTCCCAGCAGCACAACCTGTCCATGGGCGGCGGCAGCGAAAGCACGCAGTACCGCGCTTCGGTCAGCTACCTGGACAACCAGGGCATCATCATCGGTTCGGGCATGGAGCGCGTCTCCGGCCGCATGAACCTGAACCACACCACGTTCAACGACCGCCTGCGCCTGGACATGCGCATCACCGGTTCCTACGTGAATGACGACCGCGCGCCGTTCAACCAGACCGGTGGGTTTGAAGGCGGCCTCTTCACGAACGTGATGAAGTTCAACCCGACGCTTCCGATTACGAATGCTGACGGTACCTACTTCGAAATCCCGGGTCAGACATCCGTGCGTAACCCTGTTGCTCTGGCAGAGCAGGTTCAGGACCTCACGAAGACCACCCGCGTGCTCGGAAGCTTCCGCGCCGACTACGACCTGACCGAAGAGCTCACCGTGACCGCCAACGTCGGTCTCGACCGCTCACAGTCCAGCCGCTCCTACTTCATCCCGGGCTCCAACCCGCTGAAGTCCGCTGTTCGCGGCGAAGCCCAGAAGGGCGACAACGAGTTCAGCTCCAAGGTGCTGGAACTGACTGGTAACTACGCGACCGTCTTTGACGGCGGACACGACGTGCAGCTGCTGGGTGGATACAGCTTCCAACAGTTCGACAACGAAGGCTTCGGCGCACTGTCGCAGGGCTTCGTCTCGGATGTGTTCAGCTTCAACAGCCTGGCCGCCGGTCAGAGCGCGACCTACCAGATCAACTCCTTCAAGAATCGGAGCCGTCTGATCTCGTTCTTCGGTCGCCTGAACTACTCCTACAACAGCCGCTACATCTTCTCCGCGTCGCTGCGTCGTGACGGCTCGAGCCGCTTCGGTGCCGACAACAAGTGGGGCGTCTTCCCGGCCGTCACACTCGGCTGGCGTCTGTCCTCCGAGGACTTCCTGGCGGATCAGGACTTCATCGATGACCTGAAGCTGCGTATCGGTTACGGTGTTACCGGCTCCCAGGAGATCGGTAACCTGCGCTCGCTGCCCATCTTCGGTGCCTCCGGCAACGCCGTTATCGGCAACGCTGAGGTGTCCGGTGTCGCTCCGACCAACTTCCCGAACCCGGGCCTGAAGTGGGAGGAGACCTCGCAGCTCAACGTGGGTCTGGACTACGAACTGTGGAACAGCCGTGTATCCGGTTCGATCGAGTTCTACCAGAAGACCACCGACGATCTGCTCCTGGAGTTTGAGGTCCCGCAGCCGGCCGCCGTGCCGACGCGCCTGGCCAACGCAGGCTCCATGGAGAACACCGGTATCGACTTTGCGATCAACGCGTTCGTCTATGACCAGAACGATCTGACGATCGAACTCGGCACCACGTTCAACGCCAACCGGAACGAGATCACTGACCTCGGTGGTCGTGAGCAGATCTTCACCGGTCGCGCTTCCGGTGCCGGTCTCAGCCAGATCAACACCCAGGTGCTGACTCCGGGCGAGCCCTTCGGCACGTTCTGGGGAGCGACCTTCCTCGGATTCGATCCGGCGACGGGTACGCAGCTGTTCGAGACGGATGCCAACGGAAACCGCGCCGTCGGCATCATCGGCAACGCACAGCCTGACTTTACTTACGGCTTTACCGGCAACGCCACGTACAAGCAGTGGGACTTCAGCTTCTTCCTCCGTGGAGAGCAGGGTCGCGACGTGTTCAACAACACCAGCCTGGAGTACTCCTCCAAGAACCTGGTGAACACGAACGTGAACTTCCTGCAGCTCGCGCTTGATGACCCGACGCCGCTCGCGGAAGCTCCCGTGTACTCCTCGCGCTGGATTCAGGATGCTTCGTTCATCCGCCTCGAGAATCTGACGCTGGGATACACGTTCAACAACGTCACCGCCGCCGACGACTGGATCGGTACGATCCGTCGCGCCCGGGTATATCTCGCTGCCAACAACCTCTTCGTGATCACGCCTTACGAGGGCTTTGATCCTGAGGCCAACACGGAGGCATCCGCGAGTGTGGGCAACATCCCGATCACCTCGCTCGGGATCGACTACACGAACTACCCACGCCCGCGCACCTTCACGGTGGGTGTGAGCCTCGGCTTCTAA
- a CDS encoding RagB/SusD family nutrient uptake outer membrane protein: MKAKLNSSWALGLVLALLLVPVQGCTDLDEETFGVITPDQFFQTDEEIIAALAPVYAQLRAMMWNYHNISQVTSDESMIPVRGTDWDDGGHWRNLHQHNWDALNSDFNGAWTDAYTGVARANVVLANLPDGADPAIAAELRFLRAFYYYQLMDLFGGVPIVEDAATDPDNPPSRSTRSEVFAFVESELNAARTDLPAAWDGANKGRATQGAADALLAKIYLNAEVFTGTVDAGGLTKGQARWQDAISAADRVLNSGQYQLAGDFFDNFRTNNHESPEIIFSVGHLGKGGLGLTFIMRGLHYNQIPQSPWNGFATLAETYNKFDEDDMRRKIFLLGQMYGDPNQACIGSECFATGAPLEDRVGNPLAFTLEYLDPNGNPVTGTPIGVNETSGARVMKWEIDPNRVGGDNGNDYAFLRLAEMYLIKAEALNELGQTAAAMSQLNTLRARVFDPAEPVTASSQAEARDVILNERLFELMWEASRRQDLIRAGKFNEAWEFKAASPGFMVLGPIPQVQRDANPNLTQNPGY, translated from the coding sequence ATGAAAGCGAAACTCAACAGCTCCTGGGCTCTGGGACTCGTGCTGGCGCTCTTGCTGGTACCCGTCCAGGGCTGCACGGACCTCGACGAGGAGACTTTCGGTGTGATTACACCGGATCAGTTCTTCCAGACCGACGAGGAAATCATTGCTGCGCTTGCCCCGGTGTATGCCCAGCTCCGCGCGATGATGTGGAACTACCACAACATCAGCCAGGTCACCTCAGACGAGTCCATGATTCCGGTTCGCGGAACGGACTGGGACGACGGCGGCCACTGGCGCAACCTGCATCAGCACAACTGGGACGCCCTCAACAGCGACTTCAACGGTGCGTGGACGGATGCCTACACCGGTGTGGCCCGTGCCAACGTGGTGCTTGCCAACCTGCCGGACGGCGCTGACCCGGCCATCGCAGCTGAGCTGCGCTTCCTGCGCGCCTTCTACTACTACCAGCTGATGGACCTCTTCGGAGGCGTTCCGATCGTGGAAGACGCAGCCACGGACCCGGACAACCCGCCGTCGCGCTCCACGCGCTCAGAGGTGTTCGCGTTCGTGGAGAGCGAGCTGAATGCCGCCCGGACCGACCTTCCCGCCGCATGGGACGGAGCCAACAAGGGCCGCGCCACCCAGGGAGCAGCGGACGCGCTGCTGGCCAAGATCTACCTGAACGCAGAAGTGTTCACCGGAACGGTGGATGCGGGTGGTCTCACCAAGGGACAGGCCCGCTGGCAGGACGCCATCTCGGCGGCTGATCGCGTGCTCAACTCAGGCCAGTACCAGCTGGCCGGAGACTTCTTCGACAACTTCCGCACGAACAACCACGAGAGCCCGGAGATCATTTTCTCTGTGGGCCACCTCGGCAAGGGAGGCCTTGGCCTCACGTTCATCATGCGAGGTCTGCACTACAACCAGATCCCGCAGTCTCCCTGGAACGGCTTCGCCACCCTGGCTGAGACCTACAACAAGTTCGACGAAGACGACATGCGTCGGAAGATCTTCCTGTTGGGCCAGATGTACGGTGATCCCAACCAGGCCTGCATCGGAAGCGAGTGCTTCGCGACCGGCGCTCCGCTGGAAGACCGTGTCGGCAACCCGCTTGCGTTCACGCTGGAGTACCTCGACCCGAACGGCAACCCGGTGACGGGCACTCCGATTGGTGTCAACGAAACCTCCGGTGCCCGCGTCATGAAGTGGGAAATCGACCCGAATCGTGTCGGCGGCGACAATGGCAACGACTACGCGTTCCTGCGCCTGGCCGAGATGTACCTCATCAAGGCAGAGGCCCTGAACGAGCTGGGCCAGACGGCCGCAGCCATGTCGCAGCTCAACACGCTGCGCGCCCGCGTCTTCGACCCCGCGGAGCCGGTGACCGCCTCCAGCCAGGCCGAAGCCCGCGACGTCATCCTGAACGAGCGTCTGTTTGAGCTCATGTGGGAGGCCTCGCGCCGTCAGGACCTGATTCGTGCAGGCAAGTTCAACGAGGCCTGGGAGTTCAAAGCCGCTTCCCCCGGCTTCATGGTTCTTGGTCCGATCCCGCAGGTTCAGCGAGATGCGAACCCGAACCTGACCCAGAACCCTGGCTACTAG